A window from Candidatus Latescibacterota bacterium encodes these proteins:
- the tsaD gene encoding tRNA (adenosine(37)-N6)-threonylcarbamoyltransferase complex transferase subunit TsaD: MIILGIETSCDDSAVGIYCSERKVLASVLATQLEHRATGGIVPEVASRAHLRNLPPVLRAALEDAQLGPADVDAIAVTRGPGLLGSLLVGLAFARSLGESWGRPVLGVHHIEAHLLANRLEREMVFPSIALVVSGGHSQLILMRAAGDYALLATTRDDAAGEAFDKAAKVAGLGFPGGPVIERLGATGDPRGFAFPVARLSNGGLDFSFSGLKTAARLAWEEEGPLEGQRLADYCASLQDAIIRQLLDRLGRSLQGRDVRACYLAGGVAANRTLLAATTAMLAPLGIPVHAPSPRYCTDNGAMVACAGAWRLADTGDAGGLAPFPRGVLRSWGAPS, from the coding sequence GTGATCATCCTCGGCATCGAGACGAGCTGCGACGACAGCGCGGTGGGCATCTACTGCAGCGAGCGGAAGGTGCTGGCCAGCGTGCTCGCCACGCAGCTGGAGCACCGCGCCACGGGTGGCATCGTACCCGAGGTGGCCAGCCGCGCGCACCTGCGCAACCTGCCGCCGGTGCTGCGCGCCGCGCTCGAGGACGCGCAGCTGGGCCCCGCGGACGTGGACGCGATCGCCGTCACCCGCGGGCCGGGGCTGCTGGGCTCGCTGCTGGTGGGGCTTGCCTTCGCGCGCTCGCTGGGCGAGTCCTGGGGGCGGCCGGTGCTGGGGGTGCACCACATCGAGGCGCATCTGCTCGCGAATCGGCTCGAGCGCGAGATGGTCTTTCCGTCCATCGCGCTGGTGGTCTCCGGCGGGCACAGCCAGCTGATCCTCATGCGCGCCGCCGGCGACTACGCGCTGCTGGCGACCACGCGCGACGACGCCGCCGGCGAGGCCTTCGACAAGGCCGCCAAGGTGGCGGGCCTGGGCTTTCCCGGCGGTCCCGTGATCGAGCGGCTGGGGGCGACGGGCGACCCGCGCGGCTTCGCCTTTCCCGTGGCGCGCCTGAGCAACGGCGGCCTGGACTTCAGCTTCTCGGGACTCAAGACGGCCGCGCGACTGGCCTGGGAGGAGGAGGGTCCGCTCGAGGGACAGCGGCTGGCCGACTACTGCGCATCACTTCAGGATGCGATCATTCGGCAGCTGCTCGACCGGCTGGGACGCAGCCTCCAGGGACGCGACGTCCGCGCCTGCTACCTCGCCGGCGGCGTCGCGGCCAATCGCACCTTGCTCGCCGCGACGACGGCAATGCTCGCCCCACTGGGCATTCCTGTCCACGCGCCGAGCCCTCGCTACTGCACCGACAACGGCGCGATGGTGGCCTGCGCCGGCGCCTGGCGCCTCGCCGACACCGGCGATGCCGGCGGCCTCGCGCCCTTCCCGCGCGGCGTGCTGCGCTCCTGGGGCGCGCCGTCCTGA